In Pelosinus sp. UFO1, one genomic interval encodes:
- a CDS encoding nitroreductase family protein: MMIKNETLSVIKNRRSIRAYKEEQITDEELQAVLEAGLYAPSAMNQQCWHFTILQNKEIMDQISESSKLVAKTFDNEHLQKLANNEKFHIYYGAPTVIIISGEEKALMSDVDCAAATENMLLAAEAIGLGACWINFTRFAFASDKAEHYRKTLAIPEGYSPFYSITLGYKKVETLNAPPRKENIVNYVK, from the coding sequence ATGATGATAAAAAATGAAACTTTAAGTGTAATTAAAAACCGGAGAAGTATAAGAGCCTATAAAGAGGAGCAAATAACAGACGAAGAATTACAAGCTGTACTAGAAGCTGGGCTCTATGCACCGAGTGCCATGAATCAACAATGCTGGCATTTTACCATTTTGCAAAATAAAGAAATTATGGACCAAATCAGTGAAAGTTCTAAGTTGGTTGCCAAGACTTTTGATAATGAGCATTTGCAAAAATTAGCTAACAATGAAAAATTTCATATTTATTATGGGGCTCCTACAGTAATTATTATTTCCGGAGAAGAAAAAGCCCTGATGAGTGATGTGGATTGTGCCGCGGCAACGGAAAATATGTTACTAGCTGCAGAAGCCATTGGGCTGGGGGCTTGTTGGATCAATTTTACTAGATTTGCCTTTGCTAGTGATAAAGCTGAACATTATAGAAAAACACTAGCAATTCCTGAAGGGTATAGCCCATTTTATTCTATTACATTAGGCTACAAAAAAGTTGAAACCTTAAATGCACCTCCTAGAAAAGAAAATATTGTAAATTACGTAAAGTAA
- a CDS encoding energy-coupling factor ABC transporter ATP-binding protein, with protein MPDIALQNFSYAYTHPKKVLDNINLSIEKGSFSVVIGPSGAGKTTLCLAVAGAVPHYYGGSSAGQVQVAGTPTQQSTMQQIALTVGTVLQDYETQLVTMTVEEEVAFSLENIGIDPLKTAVLVKEALSKVGLTGFEKEAVTSLSGGQKQRLVLASVLATNPKILVLDEPTSALDPEGTQSLYKLLSELNKEHGITILVVEHDIATILPYADQFILLEEGKLIISGIPEDVLTFMANHQVFPEAIPPLWQLKLMLEGFTQQTFNPWYTEEDAITQLHHILQEEEDA; from the coding sequence ATGCCAGATATTGCCCTGCAAAATTTCAGTTATGCTTACACTCACCCCAAAAAAGTTCTAGATAATATTAACCTTTCCATTGAAAAAGGCTCATTTTCTGTAGTCATCGGGCCAAGCGGGGCAGGAAAAACAACATTGTGTCTAGCTGTAGCAGGCGCTGTCCCTCACTACTACGGTGGAAGTTCTGCAGGGCAAGTACAGGTAGCTGGAACTCCTACACAGCAATCTACTATGCAACAAATCGCTTTAACTGTAGGCACGGTCTTACAAGATTATGAAACCCAATTGGTCACAATGACAGTAGAAGAAGAAGTTGCTTTCAGTCTAGAAAACATAGGTATTGATCCTTTAAAAACTGCAGTTCTTGTGAAAGAAGCACTAAGTAAAGTCGGTTTGACAGGTTTTGAAAAGGAAGCTGTCACGTCTCTTTCTGGAGGGCAAAAACAACGTCTTGTCCTTGCTAGTGTACTCGCAACAAATCCTAAAATTCTAGTCCTGGATGAACCAACCTCTGCTCTGGATCCTGAGGGTACCCAGTCACTGTATAAATTGCTAAGTGAACTTAATAAAGAACATGGAATAACAATATTGGTAGTTGAACATGATATTGCAACCATTCTCCCCTATGCCGATCAGTTTATCCTTTTAGAAGAAGGTAAATTGATCATAAGTGGAATTCCTGAAGACGTGCTCACTTTTATGGCAAATCATCAAGTTTTCCCAGAGGCTATTCCACCATTATGGCAGCTTAAACTCATGTTGGAAGGGTTTACGCAACAAACATTTAATCCTTGGTACACAGAAGAGGATGCTATCACCCAACTTCACCATATCTTGCAAGAAGAGGAGGACGCTTAG
- a CDS encoding helix-turn-helix domain-containing protein, translated as MIKFQGTEYQCSMELTLDLIGGKWKALILWHLGENTLRFSELKKTLPQITQKMLTQQLRDLESHGLVHRFIHTQIPPKVEYSLTDAGKSLLPILSTLCQWGLNYANDTELTENQVNLTCI; from the coding sequence ATGATAAAATTTCAAGGTACGGAATACCAGTGTTCCATGGAGCTAACCTTAGATTTGATCGGCGGAAAATGGAAAGCTTTAATCCTTTGGCATTTAGGTGAAAACACCTTACGATTCAGCGAATTAAAAAAAACCTTGCCTCAAATTACGCAGAAAATGTTAACACAGCAGCTAAGAGACTTAGAAAGTCATGGTCTTGTACATAGATTCATCCATACCCAAATTCCGCCGAAAGTAGAATATTCTCTTACAGATGCAGGGAAAAGTCTTTTGCCAATCTTAAGTACTTTATGCCAATGGGGACTTAATTATGCAAATGACACGGAACTAACCGAAAATCAAGTAAACCTAACCTGTATATAA
- a CDS encoding MBL fold metallo-hydrolase yields MPCYMENQVKIQMLTLDVDMFGVQSEVHPTLIWDQTGATLVDAGFPGQFEQLMQAVTKAGVPFTQIKRVIITHQDWDHIGTLPAIAATNNEVKIYAHSNEKPYLEGTIPYLKMTPEKIAVRVQSLPEEMRAKAAAIFESIPTFSIDQVLADGDKLPFHEIEIIHTPGHTPGHVCLYVKSHRLLVAGDQLRIENDCLVGPAEIYTPDMPTALQSLKKLVAYDIEHVICYHGGMYGPKASIRIAELANT; encoded by the coding sequence GTGCCCTGTTATATGGAAAATCAAGTAAAGATCCAAATGCTTACCCTCGATGTTGATATGTTTGGAGTACAAAGTGAAGTACATCCTACTTTGATTTGGGATCAAACTGGAGCAACTCTTGTGGATGCTGGATTCCCAGGCCAATTTGAACAATTAATGCAAGCAGTAACCAAGGCGGGTGTCCCCTTTACCCAAATTAAACGTGTTATCATTACCCACCAAGACTGGGATCATATTGGCACCCTCCCTGCTATTGCCGCTACAAATAATGAAGTAAAAATTTATGCTCACTCCAATGAAAAACCTTATCTTGAAGGCACCATACCTTATCTAAAAATGACTCCCGAAAAAATAGCAGTTAGAGTCCAATCACTTCCTGAAGAAATGCGAGCAAAAGCCGCAGCTATCTTCGAGAGCATCCCCACTTTCTCCATTGATCAAGTTCTAGCTGATGGAGATAAACTTCCTTTTCATGAAATTGAAATTATACATACCCCAGGTCATACTCCTGGTCATGTGTGTTTGTACGTTAAATCTCATCGACTACTTGTTGCCGGTGATCAATTACGTATAGAAAATGACTGCCTTGTAGGTCCAGCTGAAATATATACTCCCGATATGCCTACTGCATTACAATCTCTAAAGAAACTAGTTGCCTATGATATAGAGCATGTAATCTGCTATCATGGGGGTATGTATGGCCCTAAAGCCTCTATCCGAATTGCTGAACTTGCCAATACATAG
- a CDS encoding tryptophan transporter: MELQKNETDLIIHEKTKGGRYRWVTITTLLLAIGAILHLVSPSIGGITPNWTIAMYCIAINLTKPTVKQSFGIGLVAAAINIPTSKSAFPYGNLVSEPIGAIVCALIVCLSYKISVGNLNIKPAVTGFISTVASGMTFITILKVVLSLPMSVYLYAMIPVVFSVAAANAAITQILYFPAKKLFDTKGDQ, encoded by the coding sequence ATGGAACTTCAAAAAAATGAAACAGATTTAATTATCCATGAAAAAACTAAGGGTGGTAGATACCGCTGGGTTACTATCACAACCCTACTCTTGGCCATTGGAGCAATTCTTCATTTAGTCAGTCCTAGCATTGGCGGAATAACCCCTAACTGGACAATAGCCATGTATTGCATTGCTATCAACTTAACAAAACCAACCGTTAAACAATCTTTTGGTATCGGTCTTGTGGCCGCTGCGATTAATATTCCTACTTCTAAATCTGCCTTTCCTTATGGTAATTTAGTAAGTGAGCCGATTGGTGCTATTGTGTGCGCATTGATCGTCTGCCTCTCTTACAAAATATCTGTAGGAAACTTAAATATTAAGCCTGCAGTAACAGGATTTATTAGTACGGTGGCAAGTGGTATGACTTTTATTACCATATTAAAAGTTGTTCTTTCTTTACCCATGTCTGTATATCTTTACGCTATGATTCCTGTCGTATTTTCAGTAGCTGCCGCCAATGCCGCCATTACCCAAATCCTTTATTTCCCTGCCAAAAAGTTATTTGATACGAAAGGTGATCAATAA
- a CDS encoding methyl-accepting chemotaxis protein, translating to MTIRRKILSGFMVIIGLVFIMSAFTYFKVGELTSYSQETTRDSLYQLELVEELAIDVSNEAVAMRRFNFTGDLADVASFDGHRKYGDDKISKLENSLPSENAQAILATLKKEKLAFDAIAVKSFEAKRANNLEQVGFYMYQAGKPSENSIAATKELILLVKGHVKEKESTSTQKAGEVQLLLVFVSLFVAGVAVVISMYISRGISLPAIMITQAASEITKGNLTADNLGVKSTDELGQLASSFNEMKDKLRQVIQKVANAADQVTASSQQLTSSADHATQAANQVAASISDVAQSSEMQLVTFTETTNAVQQMSVTIQQIATNANTVAGKSSQASETATKGGESIEKAITQMAQIEKTVNTSAQVIAKLGEQSKEIGQIVSTISGIAGQTNLLALNAAIEAARAGEQGRGFAVVAEEVRKLAEQSQEAAKKIAQLIGEIQGDTADAVLAMNKGTSEVKIGAQVVDIAGRSFQDIAILVLEVSTQIKDISAAIQQIADGSQQIVLSVKEIDTLSKKTSEETQTVSAATQEQSASMEEIAASSQTLGEMAQHLQEIVRQFRC from the coding sequence ATGACAATTAGAAGGAAAATTCTTAGTGGTTTTATGGTGATAATTGGTTTGGTTTTTATCATGAGTGCATTTACATATTTTAAAGTTGGTGAACTTACCTCCTACTCTCAAGAAACAACGAGAGATAGCCTCTATCAACTTGAACTTGTCGAGGAGCTTGCCATTGATGTATCGAATGAAGCTGTAGCCATGCGCCGCTTCAATTTTACAGGTGATCTTGCGGATGTAGCCTCCTTTGATGGGCACCGCAAATATGGTGATGACAAAATCAGTAAGTTAGAAAATTCTTTACCCTCCGAAAATGCACAAGCTATTCTTGCAACATTAAAAAAAGAAAAACTAGCATTTGATGCAATTGCGGTTAAATCCTTTGAAGCAAAACGCGCTAATAATCTTGAACAGGTTGGCTTCTATATGTATCAAGCTGGCAAACCATCGGAAAATTCGATAGCCGCCACCAAAGAGCTTATTTTGTTAGTCAAAGGTCATGTAAAAGAAAAGGAAAGTACCAGCACACAAAAAGCGGGAGAAGTACAACTTCTACTGGTTTTCGTAAGCCTCTTTGTTGCAGGAGTCGCAGTTGTAATTAGTATGTATATAAGCCGGGGTATCTCCCTGCCTGCAATAATGATTACACAGGCAGCATCAGAAATCACGAAAGGGAACCTGACAGCTGATAATTTGGGAGTAAAGTCTACTGATGAACTAGGCCAACTGGCAAGTTCTTTTAACGAGATGAAAGATAAATTGCGCCAGGTAATCCAAAAAGTTGCTAACGCAGCAGATCAAGTTACGGCTTCTTCCCAGCAGCTTACATCGAGTGCTGATCATGCAACCCAGGCTGCCAATCAAGTTGCCGCCTCAATTTCTGATGTAGCCCAAAGTTCGGAAATGCAGTTAGTTACCTTTACCGAAACAACAAATGCAGTACAACAAATGTCAGTTACTATACAGCAAATAGCCACCAATGCGAATACAGTCGCTGGAAAATCATCACAAGCTTCTGAAACTGCTACTAAGGGTGGTGAATCCATAGAAAAAGCCATTACGCAAATGGCACAAATTGAAAAGACGGTAAATACATCAGCCCAAGTCATTGCAAAACTAGGAGAGCAATCCAAGGAAATTGGACAAATTGTTAGTACTATATCTGGTATTGCGGGACAGACCAATCTCTTAGCATTAAATGCGGCGATAGAAGCCGCAAGAGCTGGCGAACAAGGTCGGGGTTTTGCGGTAGTGGCAGAAGAAGTACGAAAATTAGCCGAACAGTCACAGGAAGCAGCAAAAAAAATCGCCCAACTAATTGGCGAAATCCAGGGCGATACTGCCGATGCCGTCTTAGCTATGAATAAAGGAACTAGTGAAGTTAAAATCGGAGCACAAGTTGTGGATATTGCGGGAAGATCATTCCAAGATATTGCTATCCTAGTACTAGAAGTATCGACTCAAATTAAAGATATTTCTGCCGCTATACAACAAATCGCTGATGGCAGTCAACAGATTGTATTATCTGTAAAAGAAATTGATACATTAAGTAAGAAAACCTCTGAAGAAACGCAAACTGTATCTGCTGCTACCCAGGAACAATCTGCATCTATGGAAGAAATTGCGGCATCAAGCCAGACACTGGGAGAAATGGCACAACATCTGCAAGAAATCGTCCGCCAATTCCGCTGCTAG
- a CDS encoding MetQ/NlpA family ABC transporter substrate-binding protein has translation MISGCTSNTSAPKGATPEKVLKVGVTAGPHAEIMEVVKRVADKEGLKIEIVEFNDYIQPNVALNQGDIDVNSYQHQPWLDNQIKDRKYELSTLAKTLIFPMGMYSNKVKHLEDIKEGAIVAIPNDPTNGSRALAILEKNGLIKLKENVGLKATAADIIANPKKLKISELDAAQIPRSINDVDIAAINTNYAIVAGLVPTKDAIALEDSNSPYANLLVVRTKDKDDPIFQKLVKAYHSEEVKQFALEHFKGSAIPAW, from the coding sequence ATGATTAGTGGTTGTACCAGTAATACGAGTGCTCCTAAAGGAGCAACGCCAGAAAAAGTACTCAAGGTAGGGGTCACAGCTGGCCCTCATGCAGAAATTATGGAAGTTGTGAAAAGGGTGGCTGATAAAGAAGGTTTAAAAATTGAGATTGTCGAATTTAATGATTATATACAGCCTAATGTTGCGTTGAATCAAGGTGATATTGATGTGAATAGTTATCAGCATCAGCCTTGGCTAGATAACCAAATCAAAGATCGAAAATATGAACTATCGACTCTTGCTAAAACCCTTATATTTCCCATGGGGATGTATTCTAACAAGGTAAAACACCTGGAGGATATCAAAGAAGGGGCAATTGTGGCTATTCCTAATGATCCAACCAATGGTAGCAGGGCATTGGCTATTCTTGAGAAGAATGGCCTGATTAAATTGAAAGAAAATGTGGGTTTGAAGGCTACAGCTGCCGATATCATAGCAAATCCTAAAAAACTTAAAATTAGTGAGTTGGATGCAGCTCAGATACCTCGCTCTATTAATGATGTAGATATTGCGGCGATCAATACAAATTACGCGATCGTTGCTGGCTTGGTACCGACAAAGGATGCAATTGCTCTTGAAGATTCGAATTCACCCTATGCAAATCTTCTTGTAGTACGTACGAAGGATAAAGATGATCCTATTTTTCAGAAATTAGTAAAAGCCTATCATTCTGAAGAAGTGAAGCAATTTGCTCTAGAGCATTTCAAAGGATCTGCAATACCAGCTTGGTAA
- a CDS encoding energy-coupling factor ABC transporter ATP-binding protein, producing the protein MLELQNISFSYKAQSPVIHNVSLTVNPGDFLAIVGRNGSGKTTLTRLMMTLKKPTKGTILYQGDSVEKYTPAKMAHHIGYVFQNPDRQIFHDTVTEEVSYGPIQLGYTPEQIKSFVTEALTLTRLSHLADAYPLTLSKGQKQRVTIASALAMQPKILILDEPTSGQDAREREQLLELLLKLNQQGTAILLVTHDMEFLSACAKRAIVMAKGHKVFDGSTSELFQDTHQLSDWGLIEPTALKISRQLASLGIKQTASIQQLGNDIATMLRRNDPCKQ; encoded by the coding sequence ATGCTCGAACTACAAAACATCTCTTTTTCTTATAAAGCTCAGTCTCCAGTCATTCACAATGTCTCCCTTACAGTAAACCCAGGTGATTTCCTTGCTATCGTAGGCCGTAATGGTAGTGGAAAAACTACTCTAACTCGTCTAATGATGACTTTAAAGAAACCTACTAAAGGAACCATCCTCTATCAGGGCGATAGCGTAGAAAAATATACTCCCGCCAAAATGGCACATCATATTGGTTATGTTTTTCAAAATCCCGATCGGCAAATCTTTCATGACACGGTAACAGAGGAAGTCTCTTATGGGCCAATACAACTAGGCTATACCCCAGAGCAAATCAAATCTTTCGTCACGGAAGCTTTGACTCTGACTAGACTTTCTCATTTGGCGGATGCTTATCCCCTCACTTTATCCAAGGGACAAAAACAAAGAGTAACCATTGCTTCTGCATTGGCTATGCAGCCTAAGATATTAATCTTGGATGAACCAACGAGTGGTCAAGATGCCCGGGAGCGGGAACAACTGTTAGAGTTATTATTAAAGCTAAACCAACAAGGAACTGCTATACTTCTTGTTACCCATGATATGGAATTCTTATCTGCTTGTGCTAAAAGGGCCATTGTTATGGCAAAAGGGCATAAAGTCTTTGACGGCAGTACTTCTGAATTGTTCCAAGACACTCATCAATTATCAGATTGGGGCCTTATTGAACCTACAGCTCTTAAGATTTCTCGTCAGCTTGCCTCTTTAGGCATTAAACAAACAGCTTCTATTCAACAATTAGGAAATGACATCGCAACCATGTTAAGGAGGAATGATCCATGCAAACAATAG
- a CDS encoding epoxyqueuosine reductase: MELEQIKKQITEYAKGLGASLVGFAPVFRWKEGTEVAPEYHPDAIWSEVKIVIVLGVPVLLPILETTPSINYVEQYDTCNVMLDQIAYRLAVYLNDLGYPSIFLPRDGYGNIEILIDKPVAAFSHVYAGKYAGLGTIGYNNTLLNEQYGPRVRYVSVFTGLSLPGDELIGKELCNGCKVCQKLCPSQAFTTRDNQVVAAMDKVACARYHADLKNENRYPCGICIKVCHVGKDRQLYKSTNIKLYLEEKEAIQKNPNDPRYQGWVHCRTHGSKGDRKF, encoded by the coding sequence ATGGAATTAGAACAAATCAAAAAACAAATTACAGAGTATGCCAAAGGGCTGGGAGCTAGTTTAGTCGGCTTTGCGCCCGTATTCCGTTGGAAAGAAGGAACTGAGGTGGCACCCGAGTATCACCCAGATGCCATTTGGTCAGAGGTAAAGATAGTAATTGTTTTAGGGGTGCCTGTATTATTACCAATTTTAGAAACAACACCTTCCATTAACTATGTAGAACAGTATGATACCTGTAATGTGATGTTAGATCAAATTGCTTATCGTTTGGCTGTGTATTTAAATGATTTAGGGTATCCTTCTATTTTTTTACCACGTGATGGTTACGGAAATATTGAAATATTAATTGATAAACCTGTTGCGGCCTTTAGCCATGTATATGCGGGTAAATACGCTGGACTCGGAACCATTGGTTATAATAATACCCTACTAAATGAGCAATATGGTCCAAGGGTTCGGTATGTTTCTGTCTTTACTGGGCTAAGCCTGCCAGGAGATGAACTAATTGGAAAGGAACTTTGCAATGGTTGCAAGGTCTGTCAAAAGCTTTGTCCGTCTCAAGCTTTTACCACGAGGGACAATCAAGTCGTCGCTGCTATGGATAAAGTGGCTTGTGCACGTTATCATGCAGACTTAAAAAATGAAAATCGTTATCCCTGTGGTATCTGTATTAAGGTTTGCCATGTGGGGAAAGATCGTCAACTGTACAAGAGCACGAATATTAAGCTGTATTTAGAAGAAAAAGAAGCCATTCAAAAAAATCCAAATGACCCTCGTTACCAAGGATGGGTTCATTGCCGAACTCACGGATCAAAGGGTGATCGCAAATTTTAG
- a CDS encoding DNA-3-methyladenine glycosylase produces the protein MEKLKREFYERETLDVARELLGKYLVHNTITGRTIGKIVEVEAYIGAIDLACHAYNGKYTNRTKVMFGQGGHAYVYLIYGVYYCMNIVTNQENYPEAVLIRALEPIEGIELMETRRKTDKVLNLCSGPGKLCMAMEITKLQNGMDLCDDTMYLLEGEKISPECILTTPRINIDYAKEAKDYPWRFIIKDNPYVSKGK, from the coding sequence GTGGAAAAATTAAAAAGAGAATTTTATGAGAGGGAAACCTTAGATGTAGCGAGGGAGCTATTAGGAAAATATCTAGTTCATAATACAATTACTGGTCGAACAATTGGTAAGATTGTAGAAGTAGAGGCCTATATTGGTGCGATTGATCTTGCTTGCCATGCTTATAATGGAAAATACACAAATAGAACGAAAGTTATGTTTGGCCAGGGAGGCCATGCGTATGTTTATTTGATTTATGGTGTTTATTATTGTATGAATATCGTCACCAATCAAGAAAATTATCCTGAAGCCGTGCTAATTAGAGCATTAGAGCCAATCGAAGGAATTGAATTAATGGAGACGCGGCGCAAAACAGATAAAGTCCTCAATCTATGTAGTGGACCTGGAAAACTGTGCATGGCAATGGAAATTACGAAATTGCAAAATGGAATGGATTTGTGTGATGATACCATGTATCTTCTAGAAGGGGAAAAGATTTCTCCTGAATGTATCCTTACCACTCCCCGCATTAATATTGATTATGCGAAGGAGGCAAAAGACTATCCTTGGCGTTTTATCATAAAAGATAACCCCTATGTTTCCAAGGGGAAGTAG
- a CDS encoding PLP-dependent aspartate aminotransferase family protein, protein MKIETKAIHLGHDVDPVTGAIAAPLHLSTTFEREADGSYPRGHIYTRLSNPNRDALEKCLAGLEGGEGAVAFASGLAAIMNVFQALSPKDHVIASQDLYHGTTHILQDILEPWGLQVSFVDVTDLAQLEGAIQENTKIIYFETPSNPLLKITDISRVAAIAHRIGALCVCDNTWPTPILQRPLELGADIVVHSTTKYFGGHSDVLGGAVISKVKDAFFDRIRMLQQIGGAVPAPFDCWLVLRGIQTLCCRMKNHSESAFAIADFLNKHPNVEKVYYPGLADHPGHDIVLKQMSQFGGMLSFQIKGDKEEALAFTGRLKIIRRATSLGGVESLIEHRASIEGPQSKTPDNLLRFSVGLENVDDLLTDLDDALTKK, encoded by the coding sequence ATGAAAATTGAAACCAAGGCTATTCATCTTGGTCATGATGTAGACCCAGTAACAGGAGCCATAGCTGCTCCACTACACTTATCAACTACTTTTGAAAGAGAAGCAGATGGAAGTTATCCTCGGGGGCATATCTATACTCGTTTAAGTAATCCAAATCGGGATGCATTAGAAAAATGTTTAGCAGGGTTAGAGGGAGGAGAAGGCGCTGTTGCCTTTGCCTCTGGATTGGCAGCGATTATGAACGTATTCCAGGCATTATCGCCTAAAGATCACGTCATTGCCTCTCAGGACTTGTACCATGGAACTACCCATATCTTACAAGACATATTAGAACCATGGGGGTTACAGGTTAGTTTTGTAGACGTAACCGATTTGGCTCAATTAGAAGGGGCTATTCAGGAGAATACAAAGATCATATATTTTGAAACGCCTTCTAATCCTTTATTAAAAATAACGGATATTAGTAGAGTTGCGGCTATTGCACATCGGATTGGGGCTCTTTGTGTCTGCGATAATACTTGGCCAACACCAATACTACAAAGACCCCTTGAACTAGGGGCAGATATTGTGGTTCATTCCACTACAAAATATTTTGGCGGGCATAGTGATGTTTTAGGCGGCGCAGTTATCAGCAAAGTTAAGGATGCTTTCTTTGATCGAATTCGTATGTTACAGCAAATCGGTGGAGCGGTTCCCGCCCCTTTTGACTGTTGGCTGGTACTACGAGGGATTCAAACATTATGTTGCCGGATGAAAAATCATTCAGAAAGTGCCTTTGCCATAGCTGATTTTTTAAATAAACATCCTAATGTAGAAAAGGTTTATTATCCAGGACTTGCCGACCATCCAGGACATGATATTGTCCTTAAGCAAATGAGTCAATTTGGTGGAATGTTATCTTTTCAAATTAAAGGTGACAAAGAAGAGGCCTTAGCATTTACAGGACGCTTAAAAATTATTCGACGAGCTACTAGCTTAGGCGGCGTAGAAAGTTTGATCGAGCATCGCGCTTCCATTGAGGGACCACAAAGTAAAACCCCTGATAATTTATTGCGTTTTTCTGTAGGTCTAGAAAATGTAGACGATTTGCTGACTGACTTAGATGATGCCTTAACTAAAAAATGA
- a CDS encoding amino acid permease has product MATFNKTDFIIMALGNIIGSGIFLASSLVISIAGAWTPLAYLLGGLIMIMEVAFIIEMTIANPVHGSFKVYAQEVFGDWWGFLIGWMFWVSGVLGMASEVTACAIFMRLWIPNVPLWIGSLVFSLGITFLNFNDLKGLSKIELGLSITKVATLVVFVVIGFAVLLGMPIGNVTQVSRPITELFQSPVEGLTGMLGAMLLILFAYTGTGIIGIAAVETKKPEQNVPPAARIVTVSILILYTLSAYFIVSFLPIGLLDEKVSPFVQLFTIFKIPYAGDIVNFILLTAALSALNSQVYSSSRMLFSLAKDKQAPKIASYQNKKGVPVTAVAISGIVLLATAMLSYILPETIFIYTVSASGFLALINWMSVSATHYYYRKKIVATAPEKLKYKAPGYPYLSWLCFFLIFIAILSTPLYPDQLPGLYAGVIILVLISIVYYIRKSLHRKRDL; this is encoded by the coding sequence TTGGCGACATTTAATAAAACAGATTTTATCATAATGGCTTTAGGTAATATTATTGGTTCTGGTATTTTCTTGGCTAGCAGCCTTGTAATCAGCATTGCGGGAGCCTGGACCCCCTTAGCCTATTTGTTAGGTGGGCTCATTATGATCATGGAAGTGGCTTTCATTATTGAAATGACAATTGCTAATCCTGTGCATGGTTCTTTTAAGGTCTATGCCCAAGAAGTATTTGGTGATTGGTGGGGATTCTTGATTGGTTGGATGTTTTGGGTCAGCGGTGTATTAGGAATGGCTAGTGAGGTGACTGCTTGCGCGATTTTCATGCGTTTGTGGATACCTAACGTCCCTTTATGGATAGGAAGCTTAGTTTTTTCCTTGGGAATTACATTTTTAAACTTTAATGATCTAAAAGGGTTAAGCAAAATTGAATTAGGCCTTTCCATAACAAAAGTGGCTACCCTTGTAGTTTTCGTTGTCATTGGCTTTGCTGTTCTATTAGGCATGCCCATTGGGAATGTTACACAAGTAAGCAGGCCTATCACTGAATTATTTCAATCCCCGGTTGAGGGATTGACGGGCATGTTAGGCGCTATGCTCCTAATTTTATTTGCTTATACAGGTACAGGTATTATTGGCATTGCCGCTGTAGAAACAAAAAAACCCGAGCAAAATGTACCTCCTGCCGCTAGAATCGTTACTGTTTCCATTCTAATTCTCTACACACTATCTGCCTACTTCATTGTCAGCTTTCTACCCATAGGATTACTTGATGAAAAGGTTAGCCCCTTCGTGCAGCTATTTACTATTTTTAAGATTCCTTATGCGGGAGATATTGTGAATTTCATTCTTTTAACAGCTGCTTTATCTGCCCTGAATTCTCAGGTCTATTCCTCATCTCGTATGTTATTTTCCTTAGCTAAAGATAAACAAGCACCTAAAATAGCTAGTTACCAAAATAAAAAAGGAGTGCCTGTAACAGCAGTTGCAATCAGCGGAATCGTTCTTCTAGCTACCGCTATGCTGTCTTATATTTTGCCAGAGACAATCTTCATTTATACGGTTAGTGCCAGTGGATTTCTAGCACTCATCAACTGGATGAGCGTATCCGCCACCCATTATTACTATCGAAAGAAAATAGTAGCCACAGCACCTGAAAAATTAAAATATAAGGCTCCAGGATATCCTTATCTTTCCTGGCTTTGTTTTTTCTTAATATTTATCGCGATTCTTTCCACACCACTATATCCAGATCAACTTCCCGGTTTGTATGCTGGCGTAATCATCTTAGTTTTAATTAGTATTGTATATTATATTAGAAAATCATTGCATCGTAAGAGAGATCTATGA